A section of the Mycobacterium sp. 3519A genome encodes:
- a CDS encoding DUF899 domain-containing protein has product MPTPMPPIVTRSEWQRARAELLVREKELSRMKDAVSAARRRLPMVEISEHYTFDTEQGSATLLDLFDGRRQLIVQHFMFGPDWEQGCDGCSMMADHIGPLSHLHAKDTSFYLVSRAELAKLLAFRERMGWKLPWASSAASSFNDDFGVTVDGEEIHSVSVFLRDGERVFHTWQTFNRGEEPFMVVFDLLDLTPYGRQETWEDSPDGWPQQPPYEWMRLADSY; this is encoded by the coding sequence ATGCCGACACCGATGCCGCCGATCGTGACGCGTTCCGAATGGCAGCGGGCGCGCGCGGAGTTGCTCGTCCGCGAGAAGGAGCTGAGCAGGATGAAGGACGCGGTCAGCGCCGCGCGCCGACGTCTGCCGATGGTCGAGATCAGCGAGCATTACACGTTTGACACCGAGCAGGGATCGGCGACGCTGCTCGATCTGTTCGACGGGCGCAGGCAGTTGATCGTGCAGCATTTCATGTTCGGCCCGGATTGGGAGCAGGGCTGCGACGGCTGTTCGATGATGGCCGACCACATCGGTCCGCTGTCCCACCTGCATGCGAAAGACACCTCGTTCTACCTGGTTTCGCGTGCCGAGCTAGCCAAGCTGCTTGCCTTCCGCGAGCGCATGGGCTGGAAGCTGCCCTGGGCGTCGTCGGCCGCCTCGAGCTTCAACGACGACTTCGGTGTCACCGTCGACGGCGAGGAGATTCACTCGGTCAGCGTGTTCCTGCGCGACGGCGAACGCGTGTTCCACACCTGGCAGACGTTCAACCGGGGCGAGGAGCCCTTCATGGTGGTCTTCGACCTGCTGGATCTCACCCCGTACGGGCGGCAGGAGACGTGGGAAGACTCGCCGGACGGCTGGCCGCAGCAGCCGCCGTACGAATGGATGCGGCTGGCCGACTCCTACTGA
- a CDS encoding AraC family transcriptional regulator translates to MSDSWLSDGVRRTSELLDEIRNCIAAHARPDLSTSIDGLLLSNVSTTPATPEYSVTHPLLVIMAEGGKRLLLGDQVVEYGRGDCLVITANLPVTGHWLDTDGTGRVLGMGLVLRPAAIAELLLKAPASRWPRGAPGGPAMATGAAPPELLDAAVRMLRLVDEPADAPVLAPLITQEILWRLLAGPLGDTVRQIGLADSELTHVSRAIAWIRDNYAEPMRVDDLARLCGLSTSAFHRHFRAVTAMSPLQFQKRIRLQQARSILVTRPGDIAGAGHLVGYDSPSQFTREYRRLFGAPPGRDAERLRADTPMVASL, encoded by the coding sequence GTGTCGGATTCGTGGTTGTCTGATGGCGTGCGCCGGACATCCGAACTTCTCGACGAGATCCGCAACTGCATCGCGGCTCACGCGCGGCCGGATTTGTCGACATCCATCGATGGCCTGCTGCTGTCGAACGTTTCCACCACGCCCGCCACCCCGGAGTACTCGGTGACCCATCCGCTCCTGGTGATCATGGCCGAGGGCGGCAAGCGACTTCTGCTTGGCGATCAGGTGGTCGAATACGGGCGCGGTGACTGCCTGGTCATCACGGCGAATCTGCCAGTCACCGGCCACTGGCTCGACACCGACGGAACCGGACGGGTGCTCGGCATGGGCCTGGTGCTCAGGCCCGCTGCGATAGCGGAACTGCTGTTGAAGGCCCCGGCAAGCCGGTGGCCGCGGGGCGCGCCGGGTGGTCCGGCGATGGCGACCGGGGCGGCCCCACCCGAACTCCTCGACGCCGCCGTCCGGATGCTGCGACTCGTCGACGAACCTGCGGACGCCCCCGTCCTGGCGCCGCTCATCACCCAGGAGATCCTGTGGCGGCTACTCGCGGGCCCGCTCGGCGACACCGTGCGCCAGATCGGCCTTGCCGACAGTGAGCTCACACATGTGAGCCGGGCGATCGCCTGGATCCGTGACAACTACGCCGAGCCGATGCGCGTCGACGATCTGGCGCGGCTGTGCGGGTTGAGCACATCGGCGTTCCATCGGCATTTCCGCGCGGTTACGGCGATGAGCCCCTTGCAATTTCAGAAGCGGATTCGGCTGCAGCAGGCCCGGTCGATTCTGGTCACACGCCCCGGAGACATCGCGGGCGCCGGGCATCTGGTCGGCTACGACAGCCCTTCGCAGTTCACCCGCGAATACCGGCGGCTATTCGGCGCACCCCCCGGTCGGGACGCCGAACGCCTGCGTGCCGACACCCCGATGGTTGCGTCGCTGTGA
- a CDS encoding aldo/keto reductase: MPLDHYLTLGRSGLRVSPFALGAMTFGEDPGAAGSSVEEAEKILETYFDLGGNFVDTANLYTNGHSERILGDWFIAHPGRREHVVVASKFFCNMFPGDPNGGGAGRGAITAQLHDTLRRLQTDYLDLYWLHNWDRNTPIEETMRTLDDLVRAGKIRYIGFSNVPAWVTAQAQAAALFRGWTPLIALQVEYSLLARTVEGEIAPLAQQQGMALTPYSPLKGGFLSGKYRRGGEVVDSERAAYVGGPSDAEFDVIETVARIAAELETTPAAVSLAWLLNRPQTVVPIVGARRLDHLDANLAGLDVQLSADHLRVLDEVSAPGLGYPAPLNGQLRRMLQFAGTTVDGESSTVYPPLLASDVRY, encoded by the coding sequence ATGCCACTCGATCACTATCTCACCCTCGGCCGGTCCGGGCTGCGGGTCAGCCCGTTCGCGCTCGGTGCGATGACCTTCGGCGAGGACCCCGGTGCCGCGGGTAGCAGCGTCGAGGAGGCCGAGAAGATCCTCGAGACCTATTTCGATCTCGGCGGCAACTTCGTCGACACCGCCAACCTGTACACCAACGGGCACTCGGAGCGGATTCTCGGCGACTGGTTCATCGCCCACCCAGGACGGCGCGAGCACGTCGTCGTCGCATCGAAGTTCTTCTGCAACATGTTCCCTGGCGACCCGAACGGCGGGGGCGCGGGACGAGGGGCGATCACCGCGCAACTGCACGACACCCTGCGTCGGCTGCAGACCGACTACCTCGACCTGTACTGGCTGCACAATTGGGACCGCAACACTCCGATCGAGGAAACCATGCGCACGCTCGACGACCTGGTGCGGGCCGGCAAGATCCGCTACATCGGCTTCTCCAACGTGCCGGCATGGGTGACCGCGCAAGCCCAGGCCGCCGCGCTGTTTCGCGGATGGACCCCGTTGATCGCACTGCAGGTCGAATACTCGCTGCTGGCCCGGACAGTCGAAGGCGAAATCGCGCCGCTGGCCCAGCAACAGGGCATGGCGCTCACCCCGTACAGCCCGCTGAAAGGCGGGTTCCTTTCCGGGAAGTACCGGCGCGGCGGTGAGGTCGTCGACTCGGAGCGGGCCGCGTACGTCGGCGGTCCCAGCGACGCCGAGTTCGACGTCATCGAAACGGTCGCCCGTATCGCGGCCGAGCTCGAAACAACGCCCGCCGCAGTCTCTTTGGCGTGGCTGTTGAATCGGCCGCAGACGGTCGTACCCATCGTCGGGGCTCGCCGGTTGGACCACCTGGACGCGAACCTGGCCGGACTCGACGTGCAACTGAGCGCGGACCACCTGCGGGTGCTCGACGAGGTGTCGGCACCGGGGCTCGGCTATCCGGCGCCGCTGAACGGCCAGCTGCGCAGGATGCTGCAATTCGCGGGGACGACCGTCGACGGCGAGTCCTCCACCGTGTATCCGCCGCTGCTCGCCAGCGACGTGCGTTACTGA
- the car gene encoding carboxylic acid reductase, whose translation MSDSVNEREARLRSRFEKLTSTDPQLVAARPDPAVAAALAVPDLPLADVIRTVLDGYADRPALGQRAVEFVTDGTGRTVAELQPRFDTLTYGETWSRVRALATALANNPVRPGDRVATLGFSSADYAVVDMALSLTGAIAVPLQTNAPVAQLHPILVETEPVAILSSVDQLGDAVELALTAYAPKRMVVFDYHPQIDDHREALADAATRLAPHQVTVEALDDVIAAAPAHAEAPNVRGESEALRLLIYTSGSTGTPKGAMYTDRLMADCFRGWYRPDWDPDGKLPAISLTFMPISHIMGRVILYSTLGAGGTAYFAARSDLSTLLEDIALVRPTRLDFVPRIWEMLFQELQSEIDRRWTDGDRESVERQVMAEQREKLIGGRQFTALTGSAPISAELYAWVEDFLDIPLTEVYGSTEDGIILQDRKIKRPPVTEYKLVDVPDLGYFGTDQPHPRGELWVKTPNLIPGYYKRPEVTAELFDADGWYHTGDVMAEVGPDELVYVDRRNNVLKLSQGEFVTVSKLEAAYGGHPSVRQIFVYGNSARSYLLAVIVPTDDALASVGGDVTAVKPLLAEALQSIAKEVGLQSYEIPRDFIVETTPFTLENGLLTGIRKLARPKLKEHYGPALEQLYSDLADGQAEVLRALRRDGANHPTVETVSRAAGALLGAASADVSPDAAFTELGGDSLSALTFGNLLREIFAVDVPVGVIVSPASDLASIAAYIDSQRAGTAKRPTYDSVHGRDATEVHARDLTLDKFLNDATLAAAPSLAPASSEVRTVLLTGATGFLGRYLALQWLERMDLVDGKVICLVRAKDDEAARQRLDATFDSGDALLLEHYRNLAADHLEVIAGDKGEANIGLDDATWQRLADTVDLIVDPAALVNHVLPYSELFGPNVVGTAELIRIALTTRIKPYVYVSTIGVGDGIEPGKFVEQVDVREMSATREISDRYANGYGNSKWGGEVLLREAHDLAGLPVSVFRCDMIMADTTYAGQLNVPDMFTRLMLSLVATGIAPYSFYELDADGGRPRAHFDGLPVEFIAEAISTLGANVVSGFESYHVMNPYDDGISKDTFVDWLIDAGYQITSVPDYAEWLVRFETALRALPDKQRQASLLPLLHSYQKPEPPINGSLAPADHFQKAVQDNKIGPDKDIPHLSAPVIVKYITDLKLLGLL comes from the coding sequence ATGTCAGATTCAGTAAACGAGCGTGAAGCACGCTTGCGGAGTCGTTTCGAGAAGTTGACGTCGACCGATCCGCAGTTGGTCGCGGCGCGTCCGGACCCAGCTGTCGCCGCCGCCCTCGCCGTACCCGACTTGCCGCTGGCCGACGTCATCCGCACCGTGCTCGACGGCTACGCGGACCGGCCCGCGCTCGGTCAGCGCGCCGTGGAGTTCGTCACCGACGGGACCGGCAGGACGGTCGCCGAACTGCAGCCTCGGTTCGACACCCTGACCTATGGCGAGACATGGTCGCGGGTGCGCGCTCTGGCGACGGCGTTGGCGAACAATCCCGTCCGCCCCGGCGACCGGGTGGCGACACTCGGCTTCTCCAGTGCCGACTACGCCGTGGTGGACATGGCGTTGTCGCTGACGGGCGCCATCGCTGTACCTCTGCAGACGAATGCCCCTGTGGCGCAACTGCATCCGATCCTCGTCGAGACCGAACCCGTCGCGATCTTGTCCAGCGTCGACCAACTCGGCGACGCGGTGGAACTGGCGCTCACGGCGTATGCACCCAAGCGGATGGTGGTGTTCGACTATCACCCGCAGATCGACGACCACCGCGAGGCGCTCGCCGACGCCGCCACTCGCCTTGCCCCGCACCAGGTCACCGTTGAGGCGCTCGACGACGTGATCGCAGCGGCCCCTGCGCACGCCGAGGCACCCAACGTCCGTGGTGAGAGCGAGGCGCTGCGCCTGCTGATCTACACCTCCGGCTCGACGGGCACCCCGAAGGGGGCGATGTACACCGACCGCCTGATGGCCGACTGCTTCCGCGGGTGGTACCGCCCCGACTGGGATCCGGACGGCAAGCTGCCCGCGATCAGCCTGACGTTCATGCCGATCAGCCACATCATGGGGCGGGTCATCCTGTATTCCACGCTCGGTGCGGGTGGAACGGCATACTTCGCTGCCCGCAGCGACCTGTCCACTCTGCTGGAAGACATTGCCCTCGTCCGCCCGACGCGCCTCGACTTCGTCCCCCGCATCTGGGAGATGCTGTTCCAGGAGTTGCAGAGCGAGATCGACCGCCGCTGGACCGACGGCGACCGCGAATCCGTCGAGCGTCAGGTGATGGCCGAGCAGCGCGAGAAGCTGATTGGCGGACGGCAATTCACGGCATTGACCGGGTCGGCGCCCATTTCGGCGGAACTGTACGCGTGGGTCGAAGACTTCCTCGACATTCCGCTGACCGAGGTGTACGGCTCGACCGAAGACGGCATCATCCTGCAGGACCGCAAGATCAAGCGCCCGCCGGTGACCGAGTACAAGCTCGTCGACGTCCCCGACCTCGGCTACTTCGGCACCGACCAACCACATCCCCGTGGTGAACTGTGGGTCAAGACACCGAATCTGATCCCCGGCTACTACAAGCGGCCCGAAGTCACCGCCGAACTCTTCGACGCCGACGGTTGGTACCACACCGGCGACGTGATGGCCGAGGTCGGGCCCGACGAGTTGGTCTACGTGGACCGCCGCAACAACGTCCTGAAGCTCTCGCAGGGAGAGTTCGTCACCGTCTCCAAGCTGGAGGCGGCTTACGGCGGCCACCCGTCGGTGCGTCAGATCTTCGTGTACGGCAACAGCGCCCGCTCGTATCTGCTCGCCGTGATCGTCCCGACCGACGACGCGCTGGCGAGCGTCGGCGGAGACGTCACCGCCGTGAAGCCGCTGTTGGCCGAGGCGCTGCAGAGCATCGCGAAGGAGGTCGGTCTGCAGTCGTATGAGATCCCGCGCGATTTCATCGTCGAGACAACGCCTTTCACGCTGGAGAATGGTCTGTTGACCGGGATCCGCAAGCTGGCCCGTCCCAAGCTCAAGGAGCACTACGGCCCCGCGCTGGAGCAGCTCTACAGCGACCTGGCCGACGGCCAGGCCGAGGTGCTGCGCGCACTGCGCAGGGACGGAGCGAATCACCCGACGGTGGAGACGGTCAGCCGTGCCGCAGGCGCCCTGCTCGGTGCGGCCTCTGCCGACGTGTCGCCGGATGCGGCGTTCACCGAGTTGGGCGGGGATTCGCTGTCGGCGTTGACATTCGGGAATCTATTGCGCGAGATCTTCGCGGTGGATGTGCCGGTTGGCGTGATCGTGAGCCCGGCCAGCGACCTCGCGTCGATCGCCGCGTACATCGACTCCCAGCGGGCCGGCACCGCCAAGCGACCCACCTACGACTCCGTGCACGGGCGCGACGCGACCGAGGTGCATGCTCGTGACCTGACGCTGGACAAGTTCCTCAACGATGCCACCCTGGCGGCGGCACCGTCGCTGGCTCCTGCCAGCAGCGAGGTTCGCACCGTACTACTCACCGGCGCAACGGGTTTCCTCGGCCGTTATCTGGCGCTGCAGTGGCTGGAGCGGATGGATCTGGTGGATGGCAAGGTCATCTGCCTGGTCCGCGCCAAGGACGACGAGGCGGCGCGGCAGCGTCTGGACGCGACGTTCGACAGCGGCGACGCGCTGCTGCTGGAGCACTACCGCAACCTTGCGGCCGACCATCTCGAGGTGATCGCCGGCGACAAGGGTGAGGCGAACATCGGGCTCGACGACGCCACCTGGCAGCGGTTGGCGGACACCGTCGACCTCATTGTCGACCCGGCCGCACTGGTCAACCATGTGTTGCCGTACAGCGAGTTGTTCGGACCGAACGTGGTAGGCACCGCCGAATTGATCCGCATCGCGCTGACGACACGGATCAAGCCCTACGTGTACGTCTCGACGATCGGCGTCGGCGACGGCATCGAACCGGGCAAGTTCGTCGAGCAGGTCGACGTCCGGGAGATGAGTGCCACCCGCGAGATCAGCGACCGCTACGCCAACGGCTACGGCAACAGCAAGTGGGGCGGCGAGGTGCTGCTGCGCGAGGCACACGACCTGGCCGGCCTGCCTGTCTCGGTGTTCCGCTGCGACATGATCATGGCCGACACGACGTATGCGGGTCAGCTCAACGTGCCGGACATGTTCACCCGGCTGATGTTGTCTCTGGTCGCCACCGGTATCGCGCCGTATTCGTTCTACGAACTGGACGCCGACGGCGGCAGGCCGCGCGCGCATTTCGACGGTCTGCCAGTGGAGTTCATCGCCGAGGCCATCTCGACACTCGGCGCCAACGTGGTCTCCGGTTTCGAGAGCTACCACGTGATGAACCCCTACGACGACGGCATCAGCAAGGACACGTTCGTCGACTGGCTGATCGATGCGGGCTACCAGATCACCAGTGTTCCGGACTACGCCGAATGGCTGGTGCGGTTCGAGACGGCATTGCGGGCGCTGCCCGACAAGCAACGCCAAGCGTCGCTCCTGCCGCTGTTGCACAGTTACCAGAAGCCCGAGCCGCCGATCAACGGCTCCCTGGCGCCTGCCGACCACTTCCAGAAGGCGGTGCAGGACAACAAGATCGGGCCTGATAAGGACATCCCGCATCTGTCCGCTCCGGTGATCGTCAAGTACATCACCGATCTGAAGCTGCTCGGTCTGCTCTGA
- a CDS encoding AMP-binding protein, whose product MTPAEAAQYRAAGWWTDTTLSERVTHNAGATPDKWAYVDCIPDGPDRVLTWLDFDRAATNLAHRLRALGVAPGSAVAVWLKDTAEIHTTMNVVVLVDVTSILLPACADRFPP is encoded by the coding sequence GTGACCCCCGCCGAGGCGGCGCAGTACCGGGCCGCCGGCTGGTGGACGGATACCACCCTCTCTGAGCGGGTGACGCACAATGCCGGGGCGACACCTGACAAGTGGGCCTATGTCGATTGCATCCCCGACGGGCCGGACCGCGTGCTGACGTGGCTCGACTTCGACCGCGCTGCCACCAATCTCGCTCATCGGTTGCGCGCGCTGGGGGTCGCACCCGGTTCCGCGGTGGCGGTCTGGCTTAAGGACACCGCCGAAATCCACACAACGATGAATGTGGTGGTACTCGTCGATGTGACCTCTATCCTGCTGCCCGCTTGTGCTGACCGGTTTCCACCATGA